A genome region from Prochlorococcus marinus CUG1417 includes the following:
- the serS gene encoding serine--tRNA ligase — MLDQKLIRENPTSVEQNLSSRGKAFNISHIHELTLKKKEIDIEISSLQSESKKLSKLIGQTISKSQNNNYPELNDLKKKGNDFRLRISKFEEKQRILDKQINDEICNLPNFPSKDAPFGKDETNNVQIKTWGEPLITENVKSHWEIGESLNLFDSVKSAKISKSRFITLIGDGARLERALINFMLDMHTKNGYIELMPPALVNSESLKGSGQLPKFSNESFNCTNDDLWLSPTAEVPLTAFHRNEIVDPKHLPIKYVAYSPCFRREAGSYGKDTKGLIRLHQFNKVELYWFCDPSQSLEAHKKITSDAESILKKLNLPYRLVDICTGDLGFSASRTFDIEVWLPSSKCYREISSCSNCLDFQARRSSIRTKIDKKNTYLHTLNGSGLAIGRTMAAILENGQQTDGSVKIPDALVPYFGSNFLKTA; from the coding sequence GTGTTAGATCAAAAATTAATAAGAGAAAATCCAACATCTGTTGAACAAAATTTATCCTCAAGAGGGAAAGCTTTTAATATTTCTCATATACATGAGTTAACTCTTAAGAAAAAAGAAATTGATATAGAAATATCAAGTCTCCAATCTGAGAGTAAAAAATTAAGTAAATTAATTGGTCAAACAATTAGCAAATCTCAGAACAACAATTATCCAGAACTGAATGATCTCAAGAAAAAGGGGAATGATTTTAGATTGAGAATCTCTAAATTTGAGGAGAAACAAAGAATATTGGATAAACAAATAAATGATGAGATTTGTAATTTGCCAAATTTCCCTAGCAAAGATGCACCTTTTGGGAAAGATGAAACTAATAATGTACAAATAAAAACTTGGGGAGAGCCTTTAATTACAGAAAATGTCAAATCTCACTGGGAGATAGGCGAAAGTCTCAATCTTTTTGACTCTGTAAAATCAGCAAAAATATCAAAAAGTCGTTTTATCACGCTCATTGGGGATGGCGCCAGATTAGAGAGAGCCTTAATAAACTTCATGCTCGATATGCATACTAAAAATGGGTACATAGAGTTAATGCCTCCAGCTTTAGTAAATTCAGAGAGTTTAAAGGGATCTGGACAATTACCTAAATTTTCTAATGAAAGTTTTAATTGTACCAATGACGATTTATGGCTTTCTCCAACGGCCGAAGTACCACTAACTGCATTTCACAGAAACGAGATTGTTGATCCCAAGCATTTACCTATTAAATATGTTGCATATAGCCCATGCTTTAGGCGAGAAGCCGGGAGTTATGGAAAAGATACTAAAGGGTTAATAAGACTTCATCAATTTAATAAGGTTGAGTTGTATTGGTTTTGTGATCCAAGTCAATCTTTAGAAGCACATAAAAAAATTACTTCTGATGCAGAAAGTATTTTAAAAAAGCTCAATCTACCCTATCGATTAGTAGATATTTGTACTGGAGACTTGGGATTCTCTGCTAGTAGAACCTTTGATATTGAAGTTTGGCTACCCAGTAGTAAATGTTATAGAGAAATTTCAAGTTGTAGCAATTGCTTAGATTTTCAAGCACGCAGATCATCAATAAGAACAAAAATTGATAAAAAAAATACATATTTACACACCTTAAATGGCAGTGGTCTTGCCATTGGAAGAACAATGGCTGCGATTCTAGAGAATGGCCAACAAACAGATGGGAGCGTTAAGATTCCAGATGCTTTAGTTCCATATTTTGGATCAAATTTTTTAAAAACTGCTTAA
- the rseP gene encoding RIP metalloprotease RseP, with product MNVLTSITVLGFLIFFHEMGHFLAAILQGIYVDGFSIGFGPSIIQKKYNNITYSLRAFPLGGFVSFPDEELNNIDPKDPNLLKNRPIIQRVIVISAGVFANLLLAYTILIINVTTIGIPYNPEPGVLVLATQPDKAASYAGLEAGDKILEIENITLGVGDQAVSTFVKEIQNSSDNHISIKIERNGVFRDLTLVPKNIDGKGTIGAQLQPNIRKETKKTKNFYELFKYTNNEFSSLLVKTIQGYKGLITNFSSTAQQLSGPVKIVEIGAQLSEQGGTGILLFAALISINLAVLNSLPLPLLDGGQLVFTLIEGFRGKPVPIKVQIAVTQSSFFLLVGLSVLLIIRDTSQLLIVQRLLNQ from the coding sequence ATGAATGTTTTAACCTCAATAACAGTTTTGGGATTTCTCATTTTTTTTCATGAGATGGGACATTTTCTTGCTGCAATTTTACAAGGGATATATGTTGATGGATTTTCTATTGGTTTTGGGCCTTCAATAATTCAGAAAAAGTACAATAATATTACCTATTCATTAAGAGCATTTCCTTTGGGAGGCTTTGTTTCATTCCCAGATGAAGAACTAAACAATATTGATCCAAAAGATCCAAATCTCTTAAAGAATAGACCAATAATCCAAAGAGTTATTGTGATATCAGCTGGAGTTTTTGCTAATTTACTTCTTGCTTATACTATTTTAATTATAAACGTAACTACTATTGGCATTCCATATAATCCAGAACCAGGTGTCTTAGTTTTAGCTACTCAGCCTGATAAAGCTGCTTCTTATGCTGGATTAGAAGCAGGAGATAAAATTTTAGAAATTGAAAATATTACTTTAGGAGTTGGTGATCAAGCTGTTTCTACTTTTGTAAAAGAGATTCAAAATTCTTCAGATAATCACATTTCAATAAAAATAGAGAGGAATGGTGTTTTTAGAGATTTAACTTTGGTACCCAAAAATATTGATGGGAAAGGTACAATAGGCGCTCAATTACAACCTAACATAAGAAAGGAGACTAAAAAGACAAAAAACTTTTACGAACTTTTTAAATATACTAATAATGAGTTTTCATCACTTTTAGTAAAAACAATTCAAGGTTATAAAGGATTAATAACAAATTTCTCCTCAACAGCACAACAATTAAGTGGCCCAGTGAAAATTGTTGAAATTGGAGCTCAACTATCAGAACAGGGAGGGACTGGGATATTATTATTCGCAGCATTAATTTCAATCAATTTGGCAGTTCTCAATTCATTACCTCTACCACTATTAGATGGTGGGCAGCTCGTTTTCACTTTAATTGAGGGATTTAGGGGGAAGCCTGTCCCCATTAAAGTACAAATAGCAGTTACTCAATCCAGTTTTTTTCTATTAGTAGGTCTTAGTGTATTACTTATTATTAGAGATACTAGTCAACTTTTAATAGTACAGAGATTATTAAACCAATAA
- the rpsN gene encoding 30S ribosomal protein S14: protein MAKKSMIAREVKRKKLVKKYAAKRKSLLDEFKAAKDPMERLEIHRKIQGLPRNSAPNRVRNRCWATGKPRGVYRDFGLCRNQLRKRAHNGELPGVVKSSW from the coding sequence ATGGCGAAAAAGTCCATGATCGCAAGAGAAGTAAAGCGTAAAAAGCTTGTAAAAAAATATGCTGCGAAAAGAAAATCTTTACTAGATGAATTTAAGGCTGCTAAAGATCCTATGGAAAGACTAGAAATTCATAGAAAAATTCAGGGTCTTCCAAGAAACTCAGCTCCAAACCGAGTCAGGAATAGATGTTGGGCTACAGGGAAACCTAGGGGTGTTTATAGAGATTTCGGTTTATGCAGGAATCAATTAAGAAAAAGAGCTCACAATGGTGAACTACCTGGAGTTGTGAAATCTAGTTGGTAG
- a CDS encoding polyribonucleotide nucleotidyltransferase — MEGQNKSITFDGREIRLTTGLYAPQASGSVMIECGDTSLLVTATKTTKKEPADFLPLICDYEEKLYAAGRIPGGFMRREGRPPERATLIARLIDRPMRPLFPSWMRDEIQIVASCLSLDERVPADVLAVTGASLATLLGEIPFYGPMAAVRVGLIGDDFILNPSYREIEKGDLDIVVAGSPDGIVMIEAGANQLSEQDTIEAIDFGYEAVTELIKSQEALLEDLGIKQIKPSNPKEDKTLLDYLEKNCTKPIDLILKKYDQSKDQRDEALDQIKSEIQEKIDGLKDDNELKVVTSENDKLIHSDFKKLTKKLMRAQIINEGKRVDGRDLDEVRKISASAGILPKRVHGSALFQRGLTQVLSTTTLGTPSDAQEMDDLNPSTEKTYLHHYNFPPYSVGETRPMRTPGRREIGHGALAERAIIPVLPGKETFPYVLRVVSEVLSSNGSTSMGSVCGSTLSLLDAGVPLKAPVSGTAMGLIKEGKEIRILTDIQGIEDFLGDMDFKVAGTEKGITALQMDMKITGLPVNIISDAIKKARPARIHILDKMKEAIEKPQESLSPHAPRLLSFRIDPELIGTVIGPGGRTIKGITERTNTKIDIEDGGIVTIASHDGAAAEEAQKIIEGLTRKVHEGEIFSGVVTRIIPIGAFVEILPGKEGMVHISQLSEARVERVEDVVRQGDEVTVRVREIDSRGRINLTLRGVSQNGGMSYPEPTPTPVAPLN, encoded by the coding sequence GTGGAAGGACAAAATAAGTCGATCACGTTTGATGGACGAGAGATACGACTAACTACAGGACTATATGCTCCTCAAGCAAGTGGATCAGTAATGATTGAATGTGGAGACACATCTTTATTAGTTACAGCAACAAAAACGACAAAGAAAGAACCTGCTGACTTTCTACCTCTAATTTGTGATTACGAGGAAAAACTATATGCTGCAGGAAGAATTCCGGGAGGTTTCATGAGAAGGGAGGGGCGTCCTCCTGAGAGAGCCACTTTAATAGCCAGATTGATAGACAGGCCAATGAGACCTCTCTTCCCTTCTTGGATGAGAGACGAAATACAAATAGTTGCTTCTTGCCTATCTCTTGACGAAAGGGTACCTGCAGATGTTCTTGCGGTTACTGGCGCATCATTAGCAACTTTATTAGGTGAAATACCTTTCTATGGGCCGATGGCTGCAGTAAGAGTTGGATTGATAGGAGATGATTTCATCCTTAATCCAAGCTACAGAGAGATAGAAAAAGGCGATTTAGATATTGTTGTAGCAGGATCACCTGATGGTATTGTTATGATTGAAGCAGGTGCTAATCAACTCTCAGAACAAGATACTATAGAAGCTATTGATTTTGGATATGAAGCTGTTACCGAATTAATAAAATCTCAAGAAGCACTTCTTGAAGATTTAGGTATAAAACAAATTAAGCCTTCAAATCCAAAAGAAGACAAGACCTTATTAGATTATCTTGAGAAAAATTGTACAAAGCCTATTGATTTGATCTTAAAGAAATATGATCAATCAAAAGATCAAAGAGATGAAGCTCTAGATCAAATTAAATCAGAAATACAAGAAAAAATTGATGGATTGAAAGATGATAATGAATTAAAAGTTGTAACTTCAGAAAATGATAAATTGATTCATTCTGACTTTAAGAAACTAACCAAAAAATTAATGAGGGCTCAAATCATTAATGAAGGGAAAAGAGTTGATGGAAGAGATCTTGACGAGGTCAGAAAAATATCTGCCTCAGCTGGAATTCTCCCAAAAAGAGTTCATGGTTCCGCTTTATTTCAAAGAGGTCTAACTCAGGTCTTATCAACTACCACTCTTGGGACTCCGAGTGATGCTCAAGAGATGGACGACCTTAATCCAAGCACAGAAAAAACTTATTTGCACCACTACAATTTTCCACCATATTCCGTGGGAGAAACTAGACCGATGAGAACTCCTGGGAGAAGAGAGATAGGTCATGGAGCTCTTGCAGAGAGAGCTATTATACCCGTTCTTCCTGGTAAGGAAACTTTTCCTTATGTGCTAAGAGTTGTTAGTGAGGTCTTAAGTTCAAATGGTTCAACTTCGATGGGATCTGTTTGTGGAAGTACGCTTTCATTATTAGATGCAGGTGTACCTCTAAAAGCTCCAGTTAGCGGTACAGCTATGGGTTTAATTAAAGAAGGGAAAGAAATTCGCATACTAACAGATATTCAGGGAATTGAAGATTTTCTAGGAGATATGGATTTCAAGGTTGCAGGAACCGAAAAGGGTATAACAGCTTTACAAATGGATATGAAGATTACAGGTCTACCTGTCAACATTATTTCTGATGCCATCAAAAAAGCGAGACCAGCGAGGATACATATCCTGGATAAAATGAAAGAAGCAATTGAAAAGCCTCAAGAATCCTTATCACCTCATGCACCTAGACTATTAAGCTTCAGAATTGATCCTGAACTTATTGGTACTGTTATTGGTCCAGGAGGCAGAACTATAAAAGGTATTACTGAAAGGACTAATACTAAAATTGATATTGAGGATGGTGGGATTGTTACTATTGCTTCTCACGATGGAGCTGCTGCAGAAGAAGCTCAAAAAATCATAGAGGGACTTACTAGAAAAGTTCATGAAGGGGAAATATTCTCTGGAGTAGTAACTAGAATTATCCCAATTGGAGCTTTTGTAGAAATTCTTCCAGGTAAAGAAGGAATGGTCCACATCTCACAATTATCCGAGGCAAGGGTTGAAAGAGTTGAAGATGTCGTAAGGCAAGGTGACGAAGTAACTGTAAGAGTTAGAGAGATTGATAGCCGAGGTAGGATCAATCTTACTCTTAGAGGAGTTTCCCAGAATGGAGGGATGTCCTATCCAGAGCCAACCCCTACTCCAGTAGCGCCTTTAAACTAA
- a CDS encoding 3'(2'),5'-bisphosphate nucleotidase CysQ: MVKLPVGVDINNLIDDLRIFSWEAADILINYSQKLKSLDQKNKIIQNTDIKDPVTIADLEVNDLILKRMKEKYNNITWKYLSEENTKINLINNLEMDSEWLWILDPLDGTKDFIQGTGDYAMQFALNHEKKPVIGVVLIPEKDELWISNGKNVWCERRDNSKQSFDLSLEKDISEMTVVTSKNHNNLTLKNLIDRLKFKKTIEMGSIGCKIASIIRGDSDIYICLSLPGKSSPKDWDFAAPEAILNTAGGRITRINNESLIYGQTGFEQGGLIIASKNNKRHKEICLQIKEIIEKENNFSINF; the protein is encoded by the coding sequence ATGGTTAAATTACCTGTTGGTGTTGATATTAATAATCTTATCGATGATCTAAGAATTTTCAGCTGGGAAGCTGCTGATATATTGATAAACTATTCCCAAAAACTAAAAAGTTTAGATCAAAAAAATAAAATAATTCAAAATACAGATATAAAAGATCCTGTTACTATTGCCGACTTAGAGGTCAATGATTTAATCCTCAAAAGGATGAAAGAAAAATACAATAACATCACCTGGAAATATCTAAGTGAGGAAAATACAAAAATAAATCTCATAAATAATTTAGAAATGGATTCTGAATGGCTATGGATACTTGATCCTTTGGATGGTACGAAAGATTTCATTCAAGGTACAGGAGATTATGCGATGCAATTTGCGCTTAATCATGAAAAAAAACCTGTAATTGGAGTAGTCCTTATTCCTGAAAAAGACGAACTGTGGATATCAAATGGTAAGAATGTTTGGTGCGAGAGAAGAGATAATTCTAAACAAAGCTTTGATTTATCTCTCGAAAAAGATATCTCAGAAATGACGGTAGTAACTAGCAAAAACCACAATAATCTAACTTTAAAAAATTTAATCGATAGGTTGAAGTTCAAAAAAACAATTGAAATGGGGAGCATAGGTTGTAAGATTGCTTCAATAATCAGAGGCGATAGCGATATTTATATATGTTTGAGTCTGCCAGGAAAAAGTTCACCAAAAGATTGGGATTTCGCGGCCCCAGAAGCAATCTTAAATACTGCTGGAGGAAGAATTACCAGAATCAATAACGAATCTTTAATTTATGGTCAAACTGGCTTTGAACAGGGTGGCCTAATTATTGCCTCGAAAAATAATAAAAGGCATAAAGAAATATGCCTTCAAATAAAAGAAATAATTGAAAAAGAAAACAATTTTTCTATAAATTTTTAG
- the rsmI gene encoding 16S rRNA (cytidine(1402)-2'-O)-methyltransferase, giving the protein MKSKSSLSHRSQEPENGVLYIVGTPIGNLEDISFRALTILKNVTLIACEDTRQTRKIMNKFKFENDLISFNKDNGYKKIPKLINYLQSGKSLALVSDAGMPGICDPGEDLVRNAKINGIDAICIPGPCAAINALISSGMPSSSFIFEGFLPKKKKDREEILLEISKRKKTTILFESPHRLLKLLKELKDCCGGEREIQVSREITKKYEEHFNFSVNKVIEYFEGKEVVGEITLVIKGIGKKDSKFNEFLLRKELNELINAGLSLSSASSYLAKKKNLTKNKIYNLY; this is encoded by the coding sequence ATGAAATCTAAATCATCATTATCTCATAGAAGCCAAGAACCAGAGAATGGCGTTTTATATATTGTTGGTACTCCAATTGGCAATTTAGAGGATATTTCTTTTAGAGCTTTAACAATTTTGAAAAACGTTACTTTAATTGCATGTGAAGATACCAGACAAACAAGAAAAATTATGAATAAATTTAAGTTTGAAAATGATCTTATAAGCTTTAATAAAGATAATGGATATAAGAAAATTCCAAAACTAATTAATTATCTTCAATCAGGCAAATCTCTAGCATTGGTAAGTGACGCAGGAATGCCCGGCATTTGCGATCCGGGAGAAGATCTTGTAAGAAATGCAAAAATTAATGGAATAGATGCAATTTGTATTCCGGGGCCTTGTGCGGCTATTAATGCACTTATTTCAAGCGGGATGCCAAGCTCAAGTTTCATCTTTGAAGGTTTTCTTCCAAAGAAGAAAAAAGATAGAGAGGAAATCCTTTTAGAAATTAGTAAACGTAAAAAAACAACCATTCTATTCGAGTCCCCACATCGCCTATTAAAGCTACTAAAGGAACTAAAAGATTGTTGTGGCGGTGAAAGGGAAATTCAAGTTTCCAGAGAAATAACAAAAAAGTACGAAGAGCATTTTAATTTTAGTGTTAATAAGGTAATTGAATATTTTGAAGGAAAGGAAGTAGTTGGGGAAATAACGCTAGTAATTAAAGGTATCGGCAAAAAAGATTCCAAATTCAATGAATTCCTATTAAGAAAAGAGCTTAATGAACTAATTAATGCAGGACTAAGTTTGTCATCTGCTTCTAGTTATTTAGCTAAGAAGAAAAACCTTACTAAAAACAAGATTTATAATTTGTATTAG
- a CDS encoding helix-turn-helix domain-containing protein, which produces MAKRLTEKQREEILRKFREGYSIDLLAKEFNFTNLTISRNLKKYISNQEFKSLNTNNRNKKKNFFINQKKLSDSQEKNHSNQQVNQQKEWEKVDSNLNLDLDVKKDLDFSPFTEIVPLTEEIENLPRKDFSSVSIFEVNFPNVVYMVVDKKIELEIKKLEDYPEWHFLSENELQRKTIEIYTDLKAAKRSCNKEQKVIKVPNTKVFEIAAPILISRGISRIISDDKLIAL; this is translated from the coding sequence TTGGCTAAGAGACTTACAGAAAAACAAAGGGAAGAGATCCTAAGGAAATTTAGAGAGGGTTATTCCATTGATTTATTGGCGAAGGAATTTAATTTCACAAATTTAACAATTTCCAGAAATTTAAAAAAATATATAAGTAACCAAGAGTTTAAATCATTAAATACTAATAACAGAAATAAGAAAAAAAATTTTTTTATAAATCAAAAAAAATTGTCTGATTCTCAAGAAAAAAATCATTCTAATCAACAAGTTAATCAGCAGAAGGAATGGGAAAAAGTAGATTCAAATTTAAATTTAGATTTAGATGTAAAAAAAGATCTTGATTTTTCTCCTTTTACAGAGATCGTTCCATTAACTGAAGAAATAGAAAATTTGCCACGAAAAGATTTTTCTTCTGTATCTATATTTGAAGTTAATTTTCCAAATGTTGTTTATATGGTAGTTGATAAAAAAATTGAATTAGAAATTAAAAAATTAGAGGATTATCCAGAGTGGCATTTTTTATCTGAAAATGAATTACAAAGAAAAACTATTGAAATTTATACTGATTTGAAAGCTGCAAAAAGGTCATGCAATAAAGAGCAAAAGGTTATCAAAGTCCCAAATACTAAAGTATTCGAAATTGCAGCACCAATTTTAATTTCCCGAGGAATATCTCGAATTATTAGCGATGATAAATTAATCGCTCTTTAA
- a CDS encoding glycosyltransferase: MYFLQNFFIFLRKLSIRILLREYPNKLLKASSISSFKAQKNINLISSTDNFWVSESMFWKWDYYSNFKKIALNIYSNKQVNTFMRDNFKDDLIYEIYQKSILPVQKIDLFRICCIYLHGGIWLDLKSEINIEKVLMIYNKNESNGILLWEPRKIEVIRTAGREQNRSSRNVIHNGFFALPKGSKFLKELLFNIRKDYLYFQDIVFSFPKQGIMNLTGPHQFTRTYFNLEKNKRPHLVSQKEIDWIFYSKYGEFISPFKRVKHYSTLKKLKTIDSSKKLYLE, translated from the coding sequence ATGTATTTCTTACAAAACTTTTTTATATTTTTAAGAAAATTAAGCATAAGAATATTATTAAGAGAGTATCCTAACAAGCTTTTAAAAGCATCTTCAATATCAAGCTTTAAAGCACAAAAAAATATAAATTTAATTTCTAGTACTGATAATTTTTGGGTTTCTGAAAGTATGTTTTGGAAATGGGATTACTATTCAAATTTCAAAAAAATTGCTTTAAATATTTATTCAAATAAGCAAGTGAACACCTTTATGAGAGATAATTTTAAAGATGACTTAATTTATGAAATTTATCAAAAATCAATTTTACCAGTTCAGAAAATAGATTTATTTAGAATTTGCTGTATTTATTTACATGGAGGTATTTGGCTAGATCTAAAATCAGAAATAAATATTGAAAAAGTTTTAATGATTTATAATAAAAACGAATCGAATGGAATCTTACTTTGGGAGCCTAGAAAAATTGAAGTAATCAGAACCGCAGGAAGGGAACAAAATAGATCAAGTAGAAATGTAATACATAATGGTTTTTTTGCGTTACCTAAAGGTTCAAAATTTCTGAAAGAGCTTCTCTTTAATATAAGAAAAGATTATCTTTACTTCCAGGATATTGTTTTTAGTTTTCCAAAACAGGGAATAATGAACTTAACAGGACCACATCAATTTACAAGAACCTATTTTAACCTTGAGAAAAATAAAAGGCCTCATCTTGTTTCTCAAAAAGAAATTGATTGGATATTTTATTCAAAATATGGAGAATTTATTTCACCCTTTAAAAGAGTAAAGCATTATTCAACTTTGAAAAAATTAAAAACTATTGATTCCTCAAAGAAATTATATTTAGAATAA
- a CDS encoding O-antigen ligase family protein — protein MFISIKKNILLKNYNQENIGGLFFYSGVFFLASAVGVSILLLIISQFISFLKPSQFLKDKWNYPLFISAILMGASSFIHFLRYEKYIDLNLDPKLSLLGLINWIPFFLCFWGFQKYLNSPEKRLFTSKLLICGSIPVIFSGVLQLLNINGPFELFNGFVIWFQKPLSDIGSLAGLFNNQNYAGLWMVLVWPFCLAELTRPRKNLNIKLIMFFISVLFIAFITLTDSRNAFLGLIISSPIVLGLSSLVWYIPLVIVGFSLLALSVLPIFPNEIQVFMKTIIPSRIYTLFPEIGFSNLGNYPRINKWFAALNYINQKPIFGWGAAAFPILYLAKSGEWFGHAHNLPIELAVSYGFLPSLIIFSFYLLILYFSFKKISLLSEKGGDNYEIFLNQKAWFASSLIFLFSHLVDIQYFDVRISTICWILLAGLRSTMKENIKGQFLT, from the coding sequence ATGTTTATATCTATTAAAAAAAATATTTTATTAAAAAATTATAATCAAGAAAATATAGGAGGCTTATTTTTTTATTCAGGGGTATTCTTTTTAGCCTCTGCTGTTGGAGTATCAATTCTTCTATTAATTATTTCTCAATTTATTAGTTTTCTAAAACCATCTCAGTTTTTAAAAGATAAATGGAATTATCCTTTGTTCATAAGTGCGATTCTTATGGGAGCGAGTAGTTTTATCCATTTCCTAAGATATGAAAAATATATTGATTTAAATTTAGATCCTAAACTTTCTTTATTAGGATTAATTAATTGGATTCCATTTTTTTTATGTTTTTGGGGATTCCAAAAATATTTGAATTCCCCAGAAAAAAGATTATTTACATCAAAATTACTAATTTGTGGATCTATACCTGTAATTTTTTCTGGAGTACTTCAGCTTTTAAATATTAATGGTCCTTTTGAATTATTTAATGGATTTGTTATTTGGTTTCAAAAACCATTATCAGATATCGGCTCTCTAGCAGGCCTTTTTAACAATCAAAATTATGCTGGCTTATGGATGGTACTAGTATGGCCTTTCTGCTTAGCTGAACTTACGAGGCCAAGAAAAAATTTAAATATAAAGTTAATAATGTTTTTTATATCTGTTTTATTTATAGCTTTTATAACTCTAACAGATTCTAGAAATGCTTTTTTAGGTCTTATTATTTCTTCTCCAATTGTATTAGGTTTATCAAGCCTTGTTTGGTACATTCCATTAGTTATTGTTGGGTTTTCATTATTGGCATTATCTGTATTACCAATTTTCCCAAATGAAATACAAGTTTTCATGAAAACAATAATTCCTTCAAGAATATATACCTTATTTCCTGAAATTGGATTTAGTAACTTAGGAAATTATCCAAGAATTAATAAATGGTTTGCAGCCTTAAATTACATAAACCAAAAGCCAATCTTTGGATGGGGAGCTGCAGCATTCCCAATCTTATATTTAGCTAAGAGTGGAGAATGGTTTGGTCATGCTCATAACCTACCTATTGAGTTAGCTGTAAGTTATGGTTTTTTACCATCATTAATCATTTTTTCTTTTTACTTGTTAATCTTGTATTTTTCTTTTAAAAAAATTTCACTACTCTCAGAAAAAGGGGGTGATAATTATGAAATTTTCTTAAATCAAAAAGCATGGTTTGCTTCTTCTTTAATTTTTTTATTCTCACACCTTGTTGACATACAATATTTTGATGTAAGGATAAGCACTATTTGTTGGATATTACTAGCAGGACTAAGATCAACAATGAAAGAAAATATTAAGGGTCAATTTCTAACATAA
- the gmd gene encoding GDP-mannose 4,6-dehydratase: MKKEKKITSPKKALITGVTGQDGSYLVEFLLNKDYEVHGIKRRSSSLNTQRVDHLYQDPHDNNPRFFMHYGDLTDSTNIMRLIKDIEPDEIYNLGAQSHVAVSFETPEYTANCDALGTLRILEAIRTLGFINKTKFYQASTSELYGLVQETPQNEKTPFYPRSPYGASKLYAYWITVNYREAYNMFACNGILFNHESPRRGETFITRKITRGLARIDAGLEKYLFLGNLNSMRDWGHAKDYVEMQWLMLQQNKPEDYVISTGRAESVRKFAEISAHYLGWGKNNQGIIWEGEGLNEVGKRADTLEVVIKVDPRYFRPTEVDFLLGDSKKAKNNLGWYPKTSLEELIKEMINNDKEEAKKEALLKKSGFNISFPQE; this comes from the coding sequence ATGAAAAAAGAAAAAAAAATAACCTCCCCAAAAAAAGCCTTAATAACAGGAGTAACTGGTCAAGATGGCAGTTATCTTGTTGAATTTTTACTTAATAAAGATTACGAAGTACATGGAATCAAAAGAAGAAGTAGTAGTTTAAATACACAGAGAGTTGATCATTTATATCAAGATCCGCATGATAATAATCCAAGATTCTTCATGCACTACGGAGATTTAACTGATAGTACAAATATAATGAGGTTAATAAAAGATATTGAACCTGATGAAATTTATAATTTAGGAGCCCAAAGTCATGTGGCAGTTAGCTTCGAGACTCCAGAATATACCGCGAATTGTGATGCTTTGGGCACGCTTAGAATATTAGAAGCAATTAGAACTCTAGGTTTTATTAATAAAACAAAATTCTATCAAGCAAGTACTAGTGAACTTTATGGTTTAGTTCAAGAAACTCCTCAAAATGAAAAAACCCCTTTTTATCCAAGAAGCCCTTATGGAGCATCTAAACTTTATGCATATTGGATAACTGTAAATTACAGAGAAGCATACAATATGTTTGCGTGCAATGGCATTTTATTTAATCATGAGAGTCCAAGAAGAGGTGAGACTTTTATTACAAGAAAAATTACAAGAGGATTAGCAAGAATCGATGCTGGGCTAGAAAAATACCTTTTTCTTGGAAATTTAAATTCGATGAGAGATTGGGGTCATGCAAAAGATTATGTAGAGATGCAATGGTTAATGCTTCAACAAAATAAACCTGAAGATTATGTTATCTCAACAGGCAGAGCTGAAAGTGTGAGGAAGTTTGCAGAAATAAGTGCTCATTATTTGGGATGGGGGAAAAATAATCAAGGTATTATATGGGAAGGGGAAGGATTAAATGAGGTTGGCAAAAGAGCAGATACATTAGAGGTAGTAATAAAAGTTGACCCAAGATACTTTAGACCTACAGAAGTAGATTTTCTCTTAGGAGATTCTAAAAAAGCTAAAAATAATCTAGGCTGGTACCCTAAGACTTCACTTGAAGAACTTATCAAAGAAATGATTAATAATGATAAAGAAGAGGCAAAAAAAGAAGCTCTATTAAAAAAATCGGGATTTAATATAAGTTTTCCCCAAGAATAG